A single genomic interval of Helianthus annuus cultivar XRQ/B chromosome 6, HanXRQr2.0-SUNRISE, whole genome shotgun sequence harbors:
- the LOC110865345 gene encoding beta-glucuronosyltransferase GlcAT14C gives MSTKRSHLRFRLTSNHRLNSYLFLFTLLSLILFLALKPTHHSTPKPLPNTTISTTHNLPSIPKFAYFITGTRGDGARVDRLLRAVYHRRNYYLLHLDLEASDAERVDLVKSVGQLENVMVVGKANLVTSKGPTMIACLLHAVAVLLKQGKDWDWFINLSASDYPLMPQDDILHIFSYLPRDLNFLEHTTNIGWKEFQRARPIIIDPGLYHSKKSGVFWAKEKRSMPASFKLFMGSAWVVLTRPFLEFCVWGWDNLPRTLLMYYTNFLSSPEGYFHTVICNHKDYQNTTVNHDMHYIKWDNPPKQYPVNLTIQHFPDMLESGAPFAHSFSKDDPVLDKIDTELLGRRSDQSSVIFGKIDVVRPTLSSKRLEKLIADLLSTQNFRPRQCK, from the exons aTGTCTACCAAACGATCCCACCTCCGATTCCGACTCACTTCCAATCATCGCCTCAACTCATACCTCTTCCTCTTCACCCTACTCTCTCTCATCCTCTTTCTCGCTCTAAAACCCACCCACCACTCCACCCCCAAACCCCTTCCAAACACCACCATATCCACAACTCACAACCTCCCATCCATTCCCAAATTCGCCTACTTCATCACCGGCACTAGAGGCGACGGTGCTCGCGTGGACCGGCTGCTGCGGGCGGTGTACCACCGGAGAAATTATTACTTGTTGCATCTGGATCTGGAAGCTTCTGATGCAGAGAGAGTTGATCTGGTTAAGAGTGTTGGGCAGTTGGAGAATGTGATGGTTGTTGGGAAGGCTAATTTGGTAACTTCCAAAGGGCCGACAATGATCGCGTGTTTGTTGCATGCTGTTGCTGTTTTGTTGAAGCAAGGCAAGGATTGGGATTGGTTTATTAATTTGAGTGCTTCCGATTATCCGCTTATGCCTCAAGATg ATATTCTCCACATTTTCTCCTACTTGCCACGTGATTTAAACTTTCTTGAGCACACAACCAACATCGGCTGGAAAGA GTTTCAAAGGGCTAGACCAATTATCATTGATCCCGGTTTGTACCATTCAAAAAAATCTGGCGTATTCTGGGCCAAAGAGAAACGATCAATGCCCGCTTCATTCAAGCTGTTCATGG GTTCTGCGTGGGTTGTGCTAACCCGACCCTTTTTAGAGTTTTGTGTATGGGGATGGGACAATCTTCCTCGTACGCTTCTAATGTATTACACGAACTTCTTGTCATCACCCGAGGGCTACTTCCACACCGTTATATGCAACCATAAAGATTACCAAAACACAACCGTCAACCACGATATGCACTACATTAAATGGGACAACCCGCCAAAGCAGTACCCTGTAAATCTCACGATACAACACTTCCCTGACATGCTCGAGAGTGGGGCCCCCTTTGCCCATTCTTTTTCTAAAGATGATCCGGTTCTTGACAAAATCGACACAGAGCTTTTGGGAAGGAGATCAGACCAAAGCAGTGTCATTTTTGGGAAGATAGATGTTGTTAGACCAACTTTGAGTTCAAAGAGACTTGAGAAACTTATAGCTGATCTTTTAAGTACCCAAAATTTCAGGCCTAGACAATGCAAGTAA